The Podospora bellae-mahoneyi strain CBS 112042 chromosome 7, whole genome shotgun sequence genome includes a window with the following:
- a CDS encoding hypothetical protein (EggNog:ENOG503P56D; COG:H) — MRELTLILASTPKMGIGLSGTLPWPSLKKEMAYFARVTKRSPSPSVQNVVIMGRKTWDSIPAKFRPLPDRLNIVVSRSIGGVEKREDKSLWAGSLEKALQWVREDGKGEAGRVFVIGGAEIYKAALGLRETRRILLTRVEREWECDAVFPLELKEGGEWQRVEQQKMDEWVGEEVPRGRQVEKEGTDDETGYEFEMWERVD; from the coding sequence ATGAGAGAATtaaccctcatcctcgcctccacccccaaaatgGGCATCGGCCTCTCCGGCACCCTCCCCTGGCCCTCCCTCAAGAAAGAAATGGCCTACTTTGCCCGCGTCACCAAAcgctccccttcccccagtGTTCAGAACGTCGTCATCATGGGACGCAAGACATGGGACTCCATCCCGGCAAAGTTTCGCCCTCTGCCAGACAGGTTAAATATAGTTGTCAGTCGTTCCATCGGGGGGGTTGAAAAACGGGAAGACAAATCACTCTGGGCTGGATCTCTGGAAAAGGCGCTGCAGTGGGTTAGGGAggacgggaagggggaagcggggagggtgtttgttATCGGTGGGGCGGAGATCTATAAAGCTGCGCTCGGGTTGAGAGAGACGAGGCGGATTTTGTTgacgagggtggagagggagtgggagtgtgATGCTGTTTTCCCGTtggagctcaaggagggaggggaatggCAGAGGGTGGAACAGCAAAAAATGGATgagtgggttggggaggaggtgcccAGGGGACGAcaggtggaaaaggaggggacAGACGACGAGACGGGGTATGAGTTTGagatgtgggagagggttgatTAG
- the cbp3 gene encoding Serine carboxypeptidase 3 (EggNog:ENOG503P27E; COG:C) produces MTLSLEAPISLPPQQTLRNTIMATSSCCRASLSRRPISILGQIHPTSTQTSRILSSQCARAAVSSPASPCSSTTKRPLHTTPKPQISLAEILKKTGIAQTTGRSYMIYQATEQLHKACAAQAEYTIDPEDRKASKLKHTPDGEEIGRSGGGGGEGGSAKGGVWHEEMGLLPTFSTWSQVTMLHMYLLVVRFRDMPKIQQTTFQDGLVNHFFYEAEAKMDLVHNLTSRVIRQKYLKDLFVQWRGLVLAYDEALAKDSDAVLAGAVWRNLYKADENVDVRRLAAAVGYMRRGMADLAHKGEEDLVMKGKRVFDEWGGVKAELRGVDVPSSQVKGLMDAEGLSSSEPAVKEGVKGSRFGS; encoded by the exons ATGACGTTGAGCTTGGAAGCTCCCATATCCCTCCCTCCGCAACAAACCCTTAGAAACACAATAATGGCGACCTCAAGTTGCTGTCGCGCCAGCCTATCAAGGCGACCAATCTCGATACTAGGTCAAATACACCCAACATCCACCCAAACAAGCAGAATTCTCTCTTCACAATGCGCCCGCGCAGCagtctcctccccagcatcaccatgtagcagcaccaccaaaagacccctccacaccacccccaaaccccaaatcTCCCTCGCCGAGATCCTCAAAAAAACCGGCATAGCCCAGACCACGGGCAGGTCCTACATGATCTACCAAGCCACCGAGCAGCTCCACAAAGCCTGCGCCGCCCAGGCAGAGTACACCATCGACCCCGAAGACAGGAAGGCGTCCAAGCTGAAGCACACTCCCgacggggaggagattgggaggagcgggggtggtggtggggagggaggttctGCCAAGGGGGGTGTCTGGCATGAGG AAATGGGACTACTACCAACATTCAGTACATGGTCCCAGGTCACCATGCTACACATGtacctcctcgtcgtccgcTTCCGCGACATGCCCAAGATCCAACAAACGACCTTTCAGGACGGGCTTGTAAACCATTTCTTTTACGAGGCGGAGGCAAAGATGGATCTGGTGCATAATCTCACGTCGAGGGTGATTAGGCAGAAGTATCTGAAGGATTTGTTTGTGCagtggagggggttggtgctggcgTATGATGAGGCATTGGCCAAGGATAGCGATGCTGTTTTGGCCGGGGCGGTTTGGAGGAATTTGTACAAGGCTGACGAAAATGTGGAcgtgaggaggttggcggcggcggtggggtatatgaggagggggatggcggATTTGGCGCataagggggaggaggatttggtgatgaaggggaagagggtgtttgatgagTGGGGGGGTGTGAAGGCCgagttgaggggggtggacgTGCCGAGTTCGCAGGTGAAGGGGCTGATGGATGCGGAGGGGTTGAGCAGTAGTGAGCCGGCTGTGAAGGAAGGGGTGAAAGGGTCGAGGTTTGGTTCTTGA
- a CDS encoding hypothetical protein (EggNog:ENOG503P6HT): MASFSRGLPAQWHFFTLRQTQLSSCKCTPPPLQTRFFTTSLRLLKKAPKPKVPTPPAPRPSLLVKPTQSVPKPSISPLLASTRAPPSSYANIIAQKPRTLLYESPSHLWFRTGCFASGMFCISYSVYHYWTIQLHPPEGLAWWIPHAYGVICLAMAAMATYFIMGTGRIIKTITAVSSSSSSLVKAAAKPSGQGPLYIEVTTQRMFPFLKPKKKLYMPHEIELPFRMSSMFEYNKRIGVAVEEPLSVAEQVRRQRAAIEAAKKEREYTMNHLLTAPFRDAKKAFKGVWPGIVRSFSREGFTKIVVGGVTYKLDTTGGWALDDGRAMDRLLPIRPNSVNP; this comes from the coding sequence atggcctccttctcccgaGGCCTGCCGGCTCAATGGCACTTCTTCACCCTTCGCCAAACCCAACTCTCATCCTGCAAatgcacaccaccacccctccaaacccgcttcttcaccacctccctccgcctcctGAAGAAAGCCCCTAAACCAAAAGTCcctacaccaccagcccccaGACCCTCCCTCCTAGTAAAACCAACCCAATCAGTCCCCAaaccctccatctcccccctcctcgcctcaaCCCGcgcccctccctcctcctacGCCAACATCATCGCCCAAAAACCCCGGACCCTCCTCTATgaatccccctcccacctctgGTTCCGCACCGGCTGCTTTGCCTCAGGCATGTTCTGCATCTCCTACTCCGTCTACCACTACTGGACCATCCAGCTCCACCCCCCCGAAGGCCTGGCATGGTGGATCCCCCACGCCTACGGCGTCATCTGCctcgccatggccgccatggcAACCTACTTCATCATGGGCACCGGCCGCATCATCaagaccatcaccgccgtctcctcctcctcctcctccctcgtcaaAGCAGCCGCCAAACCCTCCGGCCAGGGTCCCCTGTACATCGAAGTAACCACCCAGAGGATGTTCCCCTTTCTgaagccaaagaagaagctctACATGCCTCACGAGATTGAGCTGCCCTTCCGGATGAGCAGCATGTTTGAGTACAACAAGCGGATCGGCGTTGCGGTCGAGGAGCCGTTGAGCGTGGCTGAGCAGGTCAGGAGGCAGAGGGCCGCTAttgaggcggccaagaaggagagggagtaCACCATGAACCATCTCCTCACCGCTCCGTTCAGGGACGCCAAGAAGGCTTTCAAGGGAGTGTGGCCGGGCATTGTGAGGTCGTTCAGCAGGGAGGGCTTCACCAAGATCGTGGTTGGTGGGGTGACGTACAAGTTGGACACGACGGGTGGGTGGGCGTTGGATGACGGGAGGGCGATGGATAGGTTGTTGCCTATTAGGCCGAATTCCGTGAATCCATAA